A genomic stretch from Gemmatimonadaceae bacterium includes:
- a CDS encoding D-glycerate dehydrogenase has translation MRLPSILVTRRLPEAIESVLRDRYAAQLNTDDHQMDAVELADALRRHDIVLCTLTDRLTREVLAVPDRRARLLANFGVGTNHIDLEAARASGLAVTNTPGVLTEDTADLTMLLLLAVARRAWEGDRELRAGAWTGWRPTHLLGARVAGKTLGIVGMGRIGQAVARRARHGFAMPVSYWSRTRLQPDAESALGVTWVSTLDRLAEASDFLSLHCPATTETTHLINDAILARMPRHAFLVNTARGDVVDERALVRALVAGRLGGAALDVFDGEPHVNPALLALPNVVTLPHLGSATVESRVAMGQVAVRNITAFVQGAPLPDRVV, from the coding sequence ATGCGTCTTCCCTCGATCCTCGTCACGCGGCGCCTTCCCGAGGCGATTGAGTCCGTCCTCAGGGACCGCTATGCGGCACAGCTCAACACCGACGACCACCAGATGGATGCCGTGGAGCTGGCCGACGCGTTGCGTCGCCACGACATCGTGCTCTGCACCCTCACCGATCGCCTGACCCGCGAGGTTCTCGCGGTGCCGGATCGGCGAGCCCGTCTCCTCGCCAACTTTGGCGTCGGGACCAACCACATCGACCTCGAGGCGGCGCGCGCGTCGGGACTCGCGGTGACCAATACGCCCGGCGTCCTCACCGAAGACACGGCCGACCTCACGATGCTCCTGCTGCTCGCGGTCGCCCGCCGCGCGTGGGAGGGGGACCGGGAGTTGCGCGCCGGAGCCTGGACCGGCTGGCGTCCGACGCACCTGCTGGGCGCACGCGTCGCCGGCAAGACGTTAGGCATCGTGGGCATGGGGCGGATCGGCCAGGCCGTGGCTCGCCGTGCGCGGCATGGATTCGCCATGCCGGTGTCGTACTGGTCACGGACCAGGCTGCAGCCTGACGCCGAGTCCGCGCTCGGAGTGACCTGGGTGTCGACGCTCGACCGGCTCGCCGAGGCCAGCGACTTTCTCTCGCTCCATTGTCCCGCCACGACCGAAACCACCCATCTCATCAACGACGCGATTCTCGCGAGGATGCCGCGGCACGCGTTCCTGGTGAATACGGCGAGAGGCGATGTGGTGGACGAGCGCGCGCTCGTGCGAGCGCTCGTCGCGGGACGCCTTGGTGGCGCGGCGCTCGATGTGTTCGATGGCGAGCCACACGTCAACCCGGCGCTGCTCGCGCTGCCGAACGTCGTCACGCTGCCGCACCTCGGGAGCGCGACCGTGGAGTCCCGTGTGGCGATGGGGCAGGTCGCCGTGCGGAACATCACGGCGTTTGTGCAGGGGGCCCCGCTCCCCGATCGGGTCGTCTGA
- a CDS encoding leucyl aminopeptidase: MSLEISARAGRPAAAATPLLACLVVAGEGMPAALREIDKSLGGALRRSFDRRDFRANRDETFHLVGGRKGPRRILLVGAGKPRERALALRRAATLAARQAHRLGVGALTVLAAGMSNDEVEQVAIGAQLGAWEYSELKTPPPDAERRDPLSAITLLVDDVRQTAGAIAAAGALGAGYALARRLANTPGNVCTPDHLTEAARDIGKRHGLKVTVLGRKEMEKEKMGSFLCVAQATTQDPRLVAIEYRKGPKGAAPIVLVGKGLCFDTGGISIKPAERMEFMKFDMCGAAGVLGAMEAIARLGLAVNVVGVFGATTNMPGSNAVKPGDVVTASSGKTIEIINTDAEGRLVLADVLHWVRRYEPAAVIDAATLTGACVIALGNTTTGALGNDDALVAEVIAASRRAAEPAWQLPLTDEYKEQIRSVVADIKNTGGRAAGTITAAAFLNEFVAYPWVHLDIAGTAYTESDLTVIPVGATGVPVGTFVEFVRRRVT, translated from the coding sequence ATGTCCCTGGAGATTTCTGCGCGCGCCGGTCGGCCCGCGGCTGCCGCCACGCCGCTGCTCGCCTGTCTCGTGGTCGCCGGCGAGGGCATGCCGGCCGCACTCCGCGAGATCGACAAGTCGTTAGGCGGCGCGCTGCGACGCTCGTTCGATCGCCGGGACTTCCGGGCCAACCGGGACGAGACCTTTCACCTGGTCGGCGGGCGCAAGGGTCCGCGCCGGATTCTGCTGGTCGGTGCCGGAAAGCCGAGGGAGCGCGCGCTCGCATTGCGCCGGGCCGCCACACTCGCCGCGCGCCAGGCCCATCGTCTCGGTGTGGGTGCCCTCACCGTGCTCGCCGCCGGCATGTCGAACGACGAGGTGGAGCAGGTCGCGATTGGCGCACAACTCGGCGCGTGGGAGTACAGCGAACTCAAGACGCCACCGCCGGACGCGGAGCGTCGCGACCCCCTCTCCGCGATCACGCTGCTCGTGGATGACGTTCGGCAAACGGCGGGCGCGATCGCGGCCGCGGGCGCCCTCGGCGCGGGCTACGCGCTGGCGCGTCGGCTCGCCAATACACCGGGGAACGTGTGCACACCGGACCACCTCACCGAGGCGGCGCGCGACATCGGCAAGCGCCACGGTCTCAAGGTCACGGTCCTTGGCCGCAAGGAGATGGAGAAGGAGAAGATGGGTTCGTTCCTGTGTGTCGCGCAGGCGACGACCCAGGATCCGCGGCTCGTGGCCATCGAATACCGCAAGGGACCAAAGGGCGCGGCGCCGATCGTCCTCGTGGGCAAGGGGCTCTGCTTCGATACGGGCGGCATCTCCATCAAGCCCGCGGAGCGAATGGAGTTCATGAAGTTCGACATGTGCGGCGCGGCCGGCGTGTTGGGCGCCATGGAGGCGATCGCACGACTCGGCCTCGCCGTGAACGTCGTCGGCGTGTTCGGAGCCACGACCAACATGCCGGGGTCCAACGCCGTGAAGCCAGGCGACGTCGTGACTGCCTCGTCAGGCAAGACGATCGAGATCATCAACACCGATGCCGAGGGTCGGCTCGTGCTGGCCGATGTGCTGCATTGGGTTCGGCGCTATGAGCCCGCCGCGGTGATCGATGCCGCCACGCTCACCGGGGCCTGCGTGATCGCGCTGGGCAACACGACGACGGGCGCGCTGGGCAACGACGACGCCCTCGTCGCGGAAGTGATCGCGGCCTCACGCCGCGCGGCCGAGCCGGCGTGGCAACTTCCCCTGACTGATGAGTACAAGGAGCAGATCCGCTCGGTGGTGGCCGACATCAAGAACACCGGCGGGCGCGCGGCGGGCACCATTACCGCCGCCGCGTTCCTCAATGAGTTCGTCGCGTACCCATGGGTGCACCTGGACATCGCTGGCACCGCGTACACCGAATCCGACCTGACCGTGATCCCGGTCGGTGCGACCGGTGTGCCGGTGGGAACATTCGTGGAATTCGTTCGGAGGCGCGTCACCTGA
- a CDS encoding YicC family protein, with product MIRSMTGYGSATGMVGARRVTVEVRSVNHRFFNATIRLPSELSRWENDVREALRRKVARGHVTLSARSDSSAPGAIVIDEARFAAYVTIVRTLQERHELGRELDASAILRLPDVLAGIPEADESSVGELVALVDEAADQLTRSRAEEGRRLVAFLLERLAVVEGALVRIGVRTPERLEAHRDRLRTAVKELTDGIVLDEQRLAVEIALLAERLDVQEELSRFAAHNAAFRATLGSTGAPVGKRLGFLLQEMLREANTTGSKANDAAIVGDVVIIKEELERLREQVENLE from the coding sequence ATGATCCGAAGCATGACGGGGTACGGGTCGGCGACCGGCATGGTCGGCGCCCGACGTGTGACGGTCGAGGTCCGGTCGGTCAACCACCGGTTCTTCAATGCGACCATCCGGTTGCCCAGCGAGCTCTCGCGTTGGGAGAACGACGTGCGCGAAGCGCTGCGTCGAAAGGTCGCCCGCGGCCACGTGACCCTGAGTGCACGCTCCGACAGCAGCGCCCCGGGTGCCATCGTCATCGACGAAGCCCGGTTCGCCGCCTACGTGACGATCGTGCGCACGCTGCAGGAGCGGCATGAACTGGGTCGTGAACTTGACGCATCGGCTATCCTCCGTTTGCCTGATGTCCTGGCCGGCATTCCGGAGGCCGACGAGTCGAGTGTCGGTGAGCTGGTCGCGTTGGTCGACGAAGCCGCCGACCAGCTCACGAGGTCCCGCGCGGAGGAGGGTCGGAGACTCGTGGCGTTTCTGCTCGAGCGGCTGGCCGTGGTTGAGGGGGCACTGGTCAGGATCGGGGTGCGTACACCTGAGCGGCTCGAAGCGCATCGTGACCGGCTTCGAACGGCGGTGAAGGAGCTCACCGACGGCATCGTCCTCGATGAGCAACGGCTTGCGGTGGAGATTGCGCTGCTTGCCGAGCGGTTGGACGTGCAGGAAGAGCTCTCCCGGTTTGCGGCGCACAATGCGGCCTTCCGGGCGACGCTGGGTTCCACCGGCGCGCCGGTGGGCAAGCGGCTGGGCTTTCTCCTCCAGGAGATGCTGCGCGAGGCCAACACGACCGGCAGCAAGGCGAACGATGCGGCCATCGTCGGTGACGTGGTGATCATCAAGGAGGAACTCGAGCGCCTCCGAGAGCAGGTGGAAAACCTCGAGTGA
- the gmk gene encoding guanylate kinase gives MNPFPIILSSPSGGGKTTIARLLLERRRDLGYSVSCTTRSPRAGEQNGRDYRFLSLDEFADHHARGEFAEQAEVHGNHYGTLRSEVEQVFSAGRHVVMDIDVQGARQFVVAYPESVLVFLLPPSADALVGRLTGRKTEDPAATLRRLTAARDELAAVHQYQYVVVNDDLETAYAQVSAIIDAETVRHARLPLLSDRVRRLVEALDRRIAQFPGTS, from the coding sequence GTGAATCCGTTTCCGATCATCCTCTCGTCGCCCTCCGGGGGCGGGAAGACGACCATCGCTCGGCTGCTGCTCGAGCGTCGCCGGGACCTGGGGTACTCGGTCTCATGCACGACCCGGTCACCCCGTGCCGGGGAACAGAACGGGCGCGACTACCGATTCCTCTCGCTGGACGAGTTTGCCGACCACCACGCCCGCGGAGAGTTTGCCGAGCAGGCCGAGGTCCACGGCAATCACTACGGGACCCTCCGGTCGGAGGTGGAGCAGGTCTTTTCGGCCGGCCGGCACGTCGTGATGGATATCGATGTCCAGGGGGCTCGTCAGTTTGTCGTCGCCTACCCCGAGTCCGTGTTAGTTTTCCTGTTGCCTCCGTCGGCCGATGCTCTTGTTGGGCGGCTGACGGGGCGAAAAACGGAAGACCCGGCGGCGACCTTGCGCCGGCTCACGGCGGCGAGGGATGAATTGGCCGCCGTGCATCAGTACCAATACGTGGTGGTCAACGACGATCTCGAGACGGCGTACGCACAGGTCTCGGCGATCATCGACGCCGAAACGGTGCGTCACGCGCGGTTGCCGTTGTTGTCGGATCGGGTTCGTCGGCTGGTCGAAGCACTGGACCGGCGGATCGCGCAGTTTCCCGGAACCTCCTGA
- a CDS encoding DNA-directed RNA polymerase subunit omega: MRVFTPDEISSGSANKYLGVLVAAKYARVLNEFPRDRSSTREKKLTTRAMEELSRGDVDYKIVTKPRSE; this comes from the coding sequence ATGCGAGTCTTCACGCCAGACGAAATCTCCAGCGGGTCGGCCAACAAGTACCTCGGCGTGCTGGTGGCCGCCAAGTATGCCCGCGTCCTCAACGAGTTCCCGCGCGACCGTTCGTCGACGCGCGAGAAGAAGCTCACCACGCGGGCCATGGAAGAGCTGTCGCGGGGGGATGTGGACTACAAGATCGTCACGAAGCCGCGTTCGGAGTAA
- the coaBC gene encoding bifunctional phosphopantothenoylcysteine decarboxylase/phosphopantothenate--cysteine ligase CoaBC — protein MASYKSASLARLLTQAGTEVDVVLSRSAREFVGAVTFEALTGRPVHAALIAEGHALDHIRLARAAHAVIVAPATADFLARAATGQADDLLTACLLATTAPVLVMPAMNDRMWAHPQTTRNVAHLREIGYTVVDPDVGELAVGEGTGPGRMPEPEAILAHIGRMLEPRGPLSGRSVLVTAGPTREALDPVRFLSNRSSGKMGVAIAAAAWRRGAHVTLVTGPTGTPAPVGVRLVPVQSAADMHAAVAASLPASDVLVMAAAPADFRPESVAEQKIKKADAPEAIALAPTADILRSTAGRRRDGTVVVGFALETERVIENARAKLATKALDLIVVNDATEAGAGFEVDTNRVTLIAAGCEPEALPLMSKAEVADAILDRVERMVCGP, from the coding sequence ATCGCCAGCTACAAGTCCGCGTCCCTCGCACGCCTGCTGACGCAGGCTGGCACGGAGGTCGATGTGGTGCTGTCGCGCTCGGCCCGGGAGTTCGTCGGTGCCGTGACGTTTGAGGCGCTCACCGGCCGGCCGGTGCATGCGGCGCTCATCGCCGAAGGCCATGCGCTGGACCACATCCGACTGGCCCGCGCGGCACACGCCGTGATCGTGGCGCCGGCGACGGCCGACTTTCTCGCCCGCGCGGCGACGGGTCAGGCCGACGACCTGTTGACGGCGTGTCTGTTGGCCACGACCGCGCCGGTTCTCGTCATGCCGGCCATGAACGACCGGATGTGGGCGCATCCACAAACGACCCGCAACGTGGCGCACTTGCGCGAGATCGGGTACACGGTCGTCGATCCCGACGTGGGTGAACTTGCCGTGGGTGAGGGAACGGGGCCGGGGCGGATGCCCGAGCCAGAGGCCATCCTGGCGCATATCGGCCGGATGCTCGAGCCGCGCGGACCGCTGAGCGGCCGCTCCGTGCTCGTGACTGCCGGGCCGACGCGCGAGGCGCTCGATCCGGTGCGGTTTCTCTCAAACCGTTCGAGCGGCAAGATGGGTGTGGCGATCGCGGCCGCGGCCTGGCGCCGTGGCGCACACGTGACGCTCGTGACCGGCCCGACGGGAACTCCGGCGCCGGTCGGCGTTCGCCTCGTGCCCGTGCAGTCGGCCGCGGACATGCACGCGGCGGTGGCCGCGTCGCTGCCAGCGAGTGATGTGCTCGTGATGGCCGCTGCGCCGGCGGACTTCCGACCAGAGTCGGTCGCCGAACAGAAGATCAAGAAGGCGGATGCGCCGGAGGCCATCGCGCTTGCGCCGACAGCGGACATTCTCCGTTCCACCGCGGGCCGGCGCCGCGACGGGACGGTCGTCGTGGGCTTTGCGCTCGAGACGGAACGCGTGATCGAGAACGCACGGGCCAAGCTGGCCACCAAGGCGCTCGACCTCATCGTCGTCAATGACGCGACCGAGGCCGGGGCCGGGTTCGAGGTGGATACCAATCGCGTGACACTGATCGCCGCAGGGTGCGAACCCGAGGCACTCCCATTGATGAGCAAGGCCGAGGTGGCGGACGCGATTCTCGATCGCGTGGAGAGGATGGTCTGTGGACCCTAG
- a CDS encoding uracil-DNA glycosylase, whose product MFEASRSPWQSLDDIAQAVAGCTRCALYQTAKNPVPGVGNPNADFVCVGEAPGANEDEQGLPFVGPAGQLLTKILGAIQLTRDDVFICNVLKHRPPGNRNPSPDEVTACSPYLVRQIELLRPKVLLALGTFAAQTLLQTKEPIGKLRGRIHRYYGVPCVVTYHPAALLRNPSWKRPTWEDVQLARRLLDRAIPGAQ is encoded by the coding sequence ATGTTCGAGGCATCGCGATCGCCGTGGCAGAGCCTGGACGACATCGCCCAGGCGGTCGCCGGATGCACCAGGTGCGCGCTCTACCAGACGGCGAAGAACCCGGTCCCCGGCGTCGGAAACCCGAACGCCGATTTCGTGTGTGTCGGCGAGGCGCCCGGCGCTAACGAAGACGAGCAGGGTCTGCCGTTCGTCGGGCCCGCCGGCCAGCTGCTCACGAAGATCCTCGGTGCGATCCAGCTGACGCGCGACGACGTCTTCATCTGCAACGTCCTCAAGCACCGTCCGCCGGGGAATCGCAACCCGTCTCCGGACGAGGTGACGGCTTGTTCACCATACCTCGTCCGTCAGATCGAGCTGCTGCGCCCAAAGGTCTTGCTCGCTCTCGGCACCTTTGCGGCGCAAACACTGTTGCAGACGAAGGAGCCCATCGGCAAACTCCGCGGCAGAATCCACCGCTACTACGGAGTGCCCTGCGTGGTCACGTATCACCCGGCCGCGCTGCTTCGCAACCCGTCGTGGAAACGCCCCACCTGGGAAGATGTCCAGCTTGCTCGAAGACTCCTCGACCGCGCCATCCCAGGCGCGCAGTAA
- the dnaB gene encoding replicative DNA helicase: MSSLLEDSSTAPSQARSNAFRDRRPPFSEDAEQAVLSAMMMDRNAIVRAGEFVDETMFYREAHRRIFRAILWLSEKGTVVDALTLSDELGRRGELDASGGKDYLASIVDAVPTAANVEYHARIIREKAVVRRLIETSTDIVSEAFEGKVSSADLLDKAEQRIFQINQTRKAEGFHRMKELLWTAMERIEELSKHGEEVTGVPSGFTDLDKLTLGFQRSELIIVAARPSMGKTAFVLNVAQNAAYLGHTPVAIFSLEMAKEQLVTRMLAAEGWVDAQKLRSGKLSDDDFRNLGKASGILGSLPIWIDDTPGLTALEIRSRARRLKAENDVGLIIIDYLQLIQGPADSENRQQEISYISRSLKILARELQVPVVCLSQLSRAPEQRTGENRRPQLSDLRESGAIEQDADVVMFLFRPEYYDGAHDERGEPRRLADGTPLEGLAEIIVGKQRNGPTDTVRMYFHKRFTRFDNYAPRRE, from the coding sequence ATGTCCAGCTTGCTCGAAGACTCCTCGACCGCGCCATCCCAGGCGCGCAGTAACGCGTTCCGGGACCGGCGTCCGCCGTTTTCCGAGGACGCCGAGCAGGCCGTGCTGTCGGCCATGATGATGGACCGGAACGCCATCGTGCGGGCCGGGGAGTTCGTGGACGAGACGATGTTCTACCGCGAGGCCCATCGCCGCATCTTCCGCGCGATCCTCTGGCTGAGCGAAAAGGGCACGGTCGTCGACGCGCTCACCCTGAGTGATGAGCTGGGGCGCCGCGGCGAGCTGGACGCGTCAGGCGGCAAGGACTACCTCGCCTCCATCGTGGACGCCGTCCCGACCGCCGCCAACGTCGAATACCACGCACGCATCATCCGCGAAAAGGCCGTCGTCCGGCGCCTCATCGAAACGTCCACCGACATCGTGAGCGAGGCGTTCGAGGGCAAAGTCAGCTCGGCGGACCTTCTCGACAAGGCGGAGCAACGGATCTTCCAGATCAACCAGACGCGGAAGGCCGAAGGGTTCCATCGCATGAAGGAGCTCCTCTGGACCGCGATGGAGCGCATCGAGGAACTGAGCAAGCACGGTGAGGAAGTCACCGGCGTGCCGTCGGGCTTCACCGATCTCGACAAGCTCACGCTCGGCTTCCAGCGCTCCGAGTTGATCATCGTCGCGGCGCGCCCCTCGATGGGAAAGACGGCGTTCGTGCTGAACGTGGCGCAGAACGCGGCTTACCTCGGTCACACCCCCGTGGCGATCTTCTCGCTCGAGATGGCCAAGGAGCAGCTCGTCACCCGGATGCTCGCGGCCGAAGGGTGGGTGGACGCGCAAAAGCTCCGCAGCGGCAAGCTTTCGGACGACGACTTCCGCAATCTGGGCAAGGCGTCCGGCATCCTGGGCTCGCTGCCGATCTGGATCGATGACACGCCCGGCCTCACCGCGCTCGAGATCCGCTCGCGGGCGCGGCGGCTCAAGGCCGAGAATGACGTCGGGCTCATCATCATCGACTACCTGCAGCTCATTCAGGGTCCCGCCGACTCGGAGAATCGGCAGCAGGAGATCAGCTATATCTCGCGTTCGCTCAAGATCCTTGCACGTGAGTTGCAGGTTCCGGTGGTGTGCCTTTCGCAGCTCTCGCGCGCGCCCGAGCAGCGGACGGGCGAGAACCGTCGGCCCCAACTCTCGGACCTCCGCGAGTCCGGCGCCATCGAGCAGGATGCCGACGTCGTTATGTTCCTCTTTCGGCCGGAGTACTACGACGGCGCGCACGACGAACGGGGCGAGCCCCGCCGCCTCGCCGATGGCACGCCGCTCGAGGGCCTCGCCGAGATCATCGTCGGCAAGCAGCGCAACGGTCCGACCGATACCGTCCGGATGTACTTCCACAAGCGCTTCACGCGCTTCGACAACTACGCGCCACGGCGCGAATAG
- the radA gene encoding DNA repair protein RadA encodes MRTKTTFRCTECGADHPKWQGRCDACGEWNTLVEEVVSRPSRAAAPRAAIPGPTARPTRLRDVGSARTSRFSSGIEELDFVLGGGVVPGSLILVGGEPGIGKSTLLLQVAGAVSARGTEVLYVSGEESALQVKLRAERLRLGESVSLLCATSLEDVLEAAEGARPGLMIVDSIQTVATDDLEGAPGNVGQVRECAARLMRHAKASGAAVVVVGHVTKGGSIAGPRTLEHIVDTVLYFEGESSADHRVLRATKNRFGSVDEIGVFRMTEDGLAGVANPSALFLADRESRASGSAVTALMEGTRPVLVEVQALAAKAGFGTPQRVSTGFDGRRLALLLAVLDKRTGLSCGALDVFLNVVGGLRMVEPAGDLAVVSALASSIYDRPLAGDAVFIGEVGLGGEVRPVSQVERRLAEAAQLGFASAFVAARGIPRRPPEGLRVVGVETIGALFAHLFR; translated from the coding sequence CTGCGAACGAAGACGACGTTCCGATGCACCGAGTGCGGTGCCGATCACCCCAAGTGGCAGGGGCGCTGTGACGCGTGTGGCGAGTGGAACACGCTCGTCGAGGAAGTCGTCTCGCGGCCGAGTCGGGCGGCTGCGCCGCGCGCCGCCATCCCGGGACCGACGGCGCGTCCCACGCGACTGCGGGACGTGGGGTCCGCGCGCACGAGCCGGTTCTCGTCAGGCATCGAAGAGCTCGACTTTGTGCTCGGCGGGGGTGTCGTCCCGGGCTCCCTGATCCTGGTCGGCGGCGAACCCGGCATCGGCAAGTCGACGCTCCTGCTGCAGGTCGCGGGCGCCGTCTCCGCGCGCGGCACCGAGGTGCTCTACGTCTCCGGCGAAGAATCGGCGCTGCAGGTCAAGCTCCGTGCGGAGCGCCTGCGCCTCGGTGAGTCGGTGTCGCTGCTCTGCGCCACGTCGCTCGAGGACGTCCTGGAGGCCGCCGAGGGCGCACGCCCCGGTCTCATGATCGTCGACTCCATCCAGACGGTGGCAACGGACGATCTCGAGGGTGCGCCCGGGAACGTGGGTCAGGTGCGCGAATGCGCCGCGCGTCTCATGCGCCACGCCAAGGCCAGCGGTGCGGCCGTCGTCGTGGTCGGGCACGTGACCAAGGGCGGCAGTATCGCCGGTCCCCGGACCCTCGAGCACATCGTCGATACGGTCCTGTACTTCGAAGGCGAAAGCTCGGCGGACCATCGGGTGCTCCGTGCCACGAAGAATCGGTTTGGTTCGGTCGACGAGATCGGCGTGTTCCGAATGACCGAAGACGGACTTGCGGGCGTGGCCAATCCATCAGCGCTCTTCCTGGCCGATCGCGAGTCGCGCGCATCCGGAAGCGCCGTCACGGCCCTCATGGAGGGGACGCGGCCGGTGCTGGTCGAAGTGCAGGCGCTGGCCGCCAAAGCGGGGTTCGGGACGCCGCAACGCGTGTCCACGGGCTTCGACGGGCGCCGCCTTGCCCTGCTGCTTGCCGTGCTGGACAAGCGCACGGGGTTGTCCTGTGGGGCGCTCGACGTGTTCCTCAACGTGGTCGGTGGTTTGCGCATGGTGGAGCCGGCCGGCGACCTCGCGGTGGTCAGCGCGCTTGCCTCGAGTATCTATGACCGCCCGCTCGCCGGCGACGCGGTGTTCATTGGCGAAGTCGGATTGGGCGGCGAAGTCCGGCCCGTGTCGCAGGTCGAACGGCGCCTGGCCGAAGCGGCGCAGCTCGGATTTGCCTCGGCGTTCGTGGCGGCGCGCGGCATTCCGCGCCGACCGCCCGAGGGGCTGCGCGTCGTTGGGGTCGAGACGATCGGCGCCCTGTTCGCGCACCTGTTTCGTTAG
- the ispD gene encoding 2-C-methyl-D-erythritol 4-phosphate cytidylyltransferase produces the protein MTDDHDGERAAGHLSRDTTPAELRPEPAAPPDVGVVIVAAGTGSRTGTAELKQFRWVAGKPMLLHSLQAFHRRPDVALVVTVLPRSHAGDPPPWLFQCDVDRLLVSTGGRERMDSVWSGIEDLPDEAGIVVIHDAARPLVTDETIAAVIAEARAGRGAIAALPVVDTLKEVHDDGRVVRTIDRARLWRAQTPQAFPRAMIEAAHLHARRDGIVATDDAALCERLGFEVVVVRGSERAMKVTEADDFARAERLGDLPA, from the coding sequence ATGACCGACGACCACGACGGCGAGCGCGCCGCAGGCCATCTGTCGCGGGACACCACGCCCGCGGAACTGCGCCCAGAGCCCGCCGCCCCGCCGGATGTCGGGGTCGTCATCGTTGCCGCCGGCACCGGTTCGCGAACCGGAACGGCGGAACTCAAGCAGTTCCGATGGGTCGCCGGGAAGCCGATGCTGCTCCACAGCCTTCAGGCCTTCCATCGGCGGCCCGACGTCGCCCTCGTGGTCACGGTGCTGCCGCGCAGCCACGCCGGCGACCCGCCCCCCTGGTTGTTCCAGTGCGACGTCGATCGCCTGCTCGTGTCCACCGGCGGGCGTGAGCGCATGGATTCGGTGTGGAGCGGCATCGAGGATCTCCCCGACGAAGCCGGGATCGTCGTCATTCACGACGCCGCCCGCCCGCTCGTGACCGATGAGACGATCGCCGCGGTCATCGCCGAAGCGCGCGCCGGCCGCGGTGCGATCGCGGCGCTCCCGGTGGTGGATACGCTCAAGGAAGTGCACGACGACGGGCGGGTCGTGCGCACCATCGATCGCGCGCGGCTCTGGCGCGCACAGACGCCTCAGGCGTTTCCACGGGCCATGATCGAAGCCGCGCACCTCCACGCTCGCCGCGACGGCATCGTCGCCACCGACGACGCCGCGCTCTGTGAGCGGCTGGGCTTCGAAGTGGTCGTCGTGCGCGGCAGCGAGCGGGCAATGAAGGTGACGGAGGCTGATGACTTTGCGCGCGCCGAGCGCCTGGGCGACCTCCCCGCGTGA
- a CDS encoding threonylcarbamoyl-AMP synthase: MSVANIAVPFWSPGEVDAAIPRTIDHLREGGVLAYPTETLYGFGTAVDREAVEALVLLKQRPASKPFLLLIAGSDMIERLGLRLTRDASILAARHWPGPVTLVLPGGERRVPDRLRGPEGGIAVRWTSHTGLQQLIRAYGDPMTSTSANRPRQPPAMSAFEILEQWPDPVRAGRMRVLDGGRLSPSEPSTVVDCVGARPRVIRPGAIPASVLRESLPRLIGDR; this comes from the coding sequence GTGAGCGTCGCGAACATCGCGGTCCCGTTCTGGTCGCCCGGCGAAGTCGACGCCGCGATTCCGCGCACCATCGATCATTTGCGCGAGGGTGGCGTGCTCGCGTACCCCACGGAAACGCTGTATGGCTTCGGGACCGCGGTCGATCGTGAGGCGGTCGAGGCGCTCGTGCTGCTCAAGCAGCGACCGGCGAGCAAACCGTTTCTTCTGCTCATCGCCGGCAGCGACATGATCGAGCGACTCGGTCTGCGCCTGACGAGGGACGCCTCGATCCTCGCGGCGCGACACTGGCCGGGCCCGGTGACGCTCGTGCTTCCCGGCGGAGAACGGCGCGTTCCCGATCGGCTGCGCGGCCCGGAGGGCGGCATCGCCGTACGTTGGACCTCGCATACGGGCCTGCAGCAGTTGATCCGCGCGTACGGGGACCCCATGACGAGCACGAGCGCCAATCGCCCTCGACAGCCGCCGGCAATGTCGGCGTTCGAGATCCTCGAGCAGTGGCCGGATCCGGTGCGCGCGGGTCGTATGCGCGTCCTCGATGGCGGGCGACTCTCGCCGTCGGAGCCGTCGACCGTCGTGGATTGCGTGGGGGCGCGCCCGCGCGTGATCCGACCTGGTGCGATCCCCGCGTCGGTGCTGCGGGAGTCGTTGCCACGGCTCATCGGCGATCGATGA
- a CDS encoding low molecular weight protein arginine phosphatase: MAEAIGRREAIERGLLGFDVESAGTSAWDGAPASDGSLLVALERHLDLANHRARSLTRDLVRAADLILVMSPNHLERALSLGGEGKAVLLSAFATGGEGVAISDPFGGDLAGYRATADELTTYVRSVFDRLTRDRAATSA, translated from the coding sequence ATGGCCGAAGCCATCGGGCGCCGCGAGGCGATCGAACGCGGCCTCCTCGGGTTCGACGTGGAGAGCGCGGGAACCAGCGCCTGGGACGGCGCGCCGGCATCGGACGGTTCGCTCCTCGTCGCGCTCGAGCGGCACCTCGACCTCGCGAATCACCGCGCGCGCTCGCTGACGCGTGACCTCGTGCGGGCGGCGGACCTCATCCTGGTGATGTCGCCGAATCACCTCGAGCGCGCGTTGTCCCTGGGCGGCGAAGGGAAAGCCGTGTTGTTGTCCGCGTTTGCCACGGGCGGTGAGGGGGTCGCGATCAGCGATCCCTTTGGCGGCGACCTCGCAGGGTATCGCGCGACGGCCGATGAGCTGACGACCTACGTGCGCTCGGTGTTCGACCGCCTCACGCGGGATCGCGCGGCCACGTCGGCGTGA